From the Desulfovibrio sp. JY genome, one window contains:
- the gabT gene encoding 4-aminobutyrate--2-oxoglutarate transaminase, with the protein MNTTDKASQLQALRERYVPKGHPNGTPFYVESAQGALLRDVAGREFIDFVGGIGVLNVGHCHPRVVAAIKDQADKYLHTCSMITMYEPYVELARRVCEAAAGDAPKKALFVNSGSEAVENTVKIARCHTGRPGAVSMKNAFHGRTLLAMSLTSKVKPYKYAFGPMAAEVYQYPYYAYCYRCPLGLSYPDCGVACADKMREFFIGTAAAEQIACIIAEPVQGEGGFVVPPAEFFVKLRAICDEFGIVFVADEVQSGFGRTSKLFAMEHFGVEPDLMSVAKSMGGGLPLAGVIGKADIMDSVHVGGIGGTYGGNPLACRAGLAVMDAFEQDDLLGAAVRLGDTLKTRFEAWKDEFPVIGDARGLGAMRALEFVSDRATKTPCPEAAKGVVKYCQDNGLLVLSCGNFGNCIRVLMPLVITDEQLARGLDIMERGIREVSKNLGK; encoded by the coding sequence GTGAACACCACTGACAAGGCGAGCCAACTGCAAGCGTTGCGTGAACGTTATGTTCCCAAGGGCCACCCCAACGGCACGCCCTTCTACGTCGAATCCGCCCAGGGCGCCTTGCTGCGGGATGTCGCCGGCCGCGAATTCATCGATTTCGTCGGCGGCATCGGCGTCTTAAACGTCGGCCACTGCCACCCGCGCGTCGTGGCCGCCATCAAGGATCAGGCCGACAAGTACCTCCACACCTGCTCCATGATCACCATGTACGAGCCGTACGTGGAGCTGGCCCGTCGGGTGTGCGAGGCCGCCGCCGGCGATGCCCCGAAAAAAGCCCTTTTTGTCAATAGCGGTTCCGAAGCCGTGGAAAACACGGTTAAAATCGCCCGCTGCCACACCGGCCGCCCCGGCGCTGTGTCCATGAAGAACGCCTTCCACGGCCGCACGCTTCTGGCCATGAGCCTCACCAGCAAGGTCAAGCCCTACAAGTACGCCTTCGGCCCCATGGCTGCGGAAGTCTACCAGTACCCGTACTACGCCTACTGCTACCGCTGCCCGCTGGGACTTTCCTATCCCGACTGCGGCGTGGCCTGCGCCGACAAGATGCGCGAATTTTTCATCGGCACCGCCGCCGCCGAACAGATCGCCTGCATCATCGCCGAACCGGTCCAGGGCGAGGGCGGCTTCGTCGTGCCGCCGGCGGAATTCTTCGTGAAGCTTCGGGCCATCTGCGACGAGTTCGGCATCGTGTTCGTGGCCGACGAGGTCCAGTCCGGCTTCGGCCGCACCTCCAAGCTTTTCGCCATGGAGCACTTCGGCGTGGAGCCCGACCTCATGAGCGTGGCCAAGAGCATGGGCGGCGGCCTGCCCCTGGCCGGCGTCATCGGCAAGGCGGACATCATGGATTCCGTCCATGTCGGCGGCATCGGCGGCACCTACGGCGGCAACCCGCTGGCCTGCCGGGCCGGCCTCGCCGTCATGGACGCCTTCGAGCAGGACGACCTCCTGGGCGCGGCCGTGCGCCTGGGCGACACGCTCAAAACCCGGTTCGAGGCCTGGAAGGACGAATTCCCCGTCATCGGCGACGCCCGGGGCCTTGGGGCCATGCGCGCCCTGGAGTTCGTCTCCGACCGGGCGACCAAGACGCCCTGTCCCGAAGCGGCCAAGGGCGTGGTCAAGTACTGCCAGGACAATGGCCTGCTCGTGCTTTCCTGCGGCAACTTCGGCAACTGCATCCGCGTGCTCATGCCGCTGGTCATCACCGATGAGCAGCTCGCGCGCGGCCTGGACATCATGGAACGCGGCATCCGCGAGGTTTCAAAAAACCTCGGCAAATAG
- a CDS encoding NAD-dependent succinate-semialdehyde dehydrogenase translates to MQLSNPHLFREACLVNGQWVAAAGGETMDVTNPADGSLVGRVPKLSEKEIEGVIAAASAAFRPWAALAAPQRAAVLEKWHGLILEAADDLATILTTEQGKPLAEAKGEIMYAASFIKWFAEEARRVYGDVIPAPTADKRLIVLKQPVGVTAAITPWNFPAAMITRKAGPALAAGCTMIVRPAAQTPFTALALAELAVQAGVPAGVFQVVTGSSRAIGAVLTASDTVRKLSFTGSTEVGRLLMAQCAPTIKRISLELGGNAPFIVFDDADLDAAVAGAIASKYRNAGQTCVCANRLYVQSGVYDAFAKKLAAAVAAMPIGRGDAPGVQIGPMIDAKAVEKVESHIADAVSKGAKVALGGKRHALGGSFFEPTILTGVTREMRVAREETFGPLAPLFRFETEEEVLAAANDTEYGLAAYFYTENAGRVWRVAEGLEYGLVGHNTGLVSNEVAPFGGVKQSGIGREGSKYGIDEYLEIKYVCSCIG, encoded by the coding sequence TTGCAGCTTTCCAATCCGCACCTTTTCCGCGAAGCCTGCCTTGTCAACGGCCAATGGGTCGCGGCGGCCGGCGGCGAGACCATGGACGTGACCAACCCCGCCGACGGGTCCTTGGTCGGCCGTGTGCCCAAGCTTTCCGAGAAGGAGATCGAGGGCGTCATCGCGGCGGCGAGTGCGGCCTTTCGGCCCTGGGCGGCCCTGGCCGCGCCCCAGCGCGCGGCGGTTCTGGAAAAATGGCACGGCCTGATTCTGGAGGCCGCCGACGATCTGGCGACCATCCTCACCACCGAGCAGGGAAAGCCGCTCGCCGAGGCCAAGGGCGAGATCATGTACGCGGCGTCTTTCATCAAGTGGTTCGCCGAGGAAGCCCGCCGGGTCTACGGCGACGTGATCCCCGCGCCCACGGCCGACAAGCGCCTCATTGTGCTCAAGCAACCGGTCGGCGTCACCGCCGCCATCACGCCCTGGAACTTCCCGGCCGCCATGATCACGAGAAAGGCCGGACCGGCGCTGGCCGCCGGCTGCACCATGATCGTGCGCCCGGCCGCCCAGACGCCCTTCACCGCCCTGGCCCTGGCCGAACTGGCCGTGCAGGCCGGCGTGCCGGCCGGCGTGTTCCAGGTCGTCACCGGCTCCTCGCGCGCCATCGGCGCAGTGCTGACGGCCAGCGACACCGTGCGCAAGCTGTCTTTCACCGGCTCGACAGAGGTCGGCCGCCTGCTCATGGCCCAGTGCGCCCCGACCATCAAGCGCATCTCCCTGGAGCTTGGCGGCAACGCCCCCTTCATCGTCTTCGACGACGCCGACCTCGACGCCGCCGTGGCCGGGGCCATCGCCTCGAAATACCGCAATGCCGGCCAAACCTGCGTGTGCGCCAACCGGCTCTACGTCCAGTCCGGGGTCTACGACGCCTTCGCCAAAAAGCTCGCCGCCGCCGTGGCCGCCATGCCCATCGGCCGGGGCGACGCGCCGGGCGTCCAGATCGGCCCCATGATCGACGCCAAGGCTGTGGAAAAAGTGGAAAGCCACATCGCCGACGCCGTCTCCAAAGGCGCGAAAGTGGCCCTTGGCGGCAAGCGCCATGCCCTCGGCGGCAGCTTTTTCGAGCCCACCATCCTGACCGGCGTGACGCGCGAGATGCGCGTGGCCCGCGAGGAGACCTTCGGCCCCCTGGCCCCGCTTTTCCGCTTCGAGACCGAAGAGGAAGTCCTCGCCGCGGCCAACGACACGGAGTACGGCCTGGCCGCCTACTTCTACACGGAAAACGCCGGCCGGGTCTGGCGGGTGGCCGAGGGCCTGGAATACGGCCTGGTCGGCCACAACACCGGACTGGTCTCCAACGAAGTCGCCCCCTTCGGCGGCGTCAAACAGTCCGGCATAGGCCGCGAAGGCTCCAAGTACGGCATCGACGAATACCTGGAGATCAAATACGTCTGCAGCTGTATTGGGTAA
- a CDS encoding branched-chain amino acid ABC transporter permease, translating into MTEVIQSIINGLMMGAMYGLTALGLTLIFGVMKVINFAHGSLLMVGMFSAYWLIKLTGIHPYLALIIVPPILYFFGYYLQDVVIKPVFKSEREVREPATVIIVTTGVWYVLDNLALMCFGAEYRTVRTAISNKSMALGPYIVSIPKFSGFVVAILTAVGLALFMRKTKIGMALRATALDREAANLMGIDQYKVYNIAFGLGTAIAGIAGCVLIPFYYVYPSVGVVFDIRAFIIVVLGGLGSIPGALLGGLVIGLVESVFSQFMASTWTEAIIYAIFLIILFVKPSGFFGNKQDW; encoded by the coding sequence ATGACCGAGGTGATACAGTCAATCATAAACGGCCTCATGATGGGCGCCATGTACGGGCTGACCGCCCTCGGACTCACCCTGATCTTCGGGGTGATGAAGGTGATCAACTTCGCCCACGGCTCCCTGCTGATGGTCGGCATGTTCAGCGCCTACTGGCTGATCAAGCTCACGGGCATCCACCCGTACCTGGCCCTTATTATCGTTCCACCAATCCTCTATTTCTTCGGCTACTATCTCCAGGACGTGGTGATAAAGCCCGTGTTCAAGTCCGAGCGGGAAGTGCGCGAGCCGGCGACGGTCATCATCGTCACCACCGGCGTCTGGTACGTCCTCGACAACCTGGCGCTCATGTGCTTCGGCGCCGAGTACCGCACCGTGCGCACGGCCATTTCCAACAAGTCCATGGCGCTGGGGCCGTATATCGTCTCGATCCCGAAATTTTCCGGCTTCGTGGTGGCGATCCTGACCGCCGTGGGGCTGGCCCTTTTCATGCGCAAGACCAAGATCGGCATGGCGCTTCGGGCCACCGCCCTTGACCGCGAGGCGGCCAACCTTATGGGCATCGACCAGTACAAGGTCTACAACATCGCCTTTGGCCTCGGCACGGCCATCGCCGGCATCGCCGGCTGCGTGCTCATCCCGTTTTACTACGTCTATCCCTCGGTGGGCGTGGTCTTCGACATCCGGGCGTTCATCATCGTGGTGCTCGGCGGGCTCGGCAGCATTCCCGGGGCGCTGCTCGGCGGCCTGGTGATCGGTCTTGTCGAATCGGTCTTTTCCCAGTTTATGGCCTCGACCTGGACCGAAGCAATCATCTACGCAATTTTCCTTATTATTTTGTTCGTAAAACCCTCGGGTTTTTTCGGCAACAAACAGGATTGGTAG
- a CDS encoding DUF1656 domain-containing protein: MLSSPYEVNLAGVFLPPMLVAGGLGLLLSYWLTRALTRYRLSRFFAAPPLVFLSLVVILTGAIESLLFIR, translated from the coding sequence ATGTTGTCCTCACCGTATGAAGTCAATCTGGCCGGGGTTTTTCTGCCGCCCATGCTGGTGGCGGGCGGTCTTGGCCTGCTGCTGTCCTATTGGTTGACCCGGGCCCTGACCCGATACCGGCTTTCCCGGTTTTTTGCCGCGCCCCCCCTCGTGTTTCTCTCCCTGGTCGTCATTTTGACCGGGGCGATAGAATCCCTGCTTTTTATAAGGTGA
- a CDS encoding FUSC family protein produces MSQLSLPFREAVKTGLALSIACGLAMGMGWTNPYWAGLAVAVVSMPTVGESINKGAHRLLGTLLGGILGILCVSLFPQERWAFIGFLSLVMGFCAYRITISRYVYFWFITSYVAILIGANVAGGSQQVFYTATVRMEETALGIIVYAIVSVFIWPQQCASDVERLVKSLFGVQAKIADHHFSRMLHPDAPNGAENWYSLEAQLLSQWKRRLYAAETEQFEIHEAKGWWWQLVALCQDMMETLELWREELPELAGCDIVALVPALPTFRQALRQRLAKLTVFEENENPPAVPPRVELVIDKGLFAALPHFQQTALRDVVHTLARVERLSFDIGDCLRIIRLPPRERIKPPQLPAAVARRADGDSFAAAIRIMASLWLGALAWIYIDPPGDMMFVVFVGVHALIGLMTPQMNWPKFIFANSVGVILASLLYVFVMPRLSGYFELSILLFIFTVIIYYVFWDPRATMLKMAAIIPFIMLTNMQSQQQYDFAVFANNAMAMLGSMIFAGAVSVIPFSLRPEKMFMRVTTRFFRQAERVASIFGPSPGRDAGKRSVSPLLGAMQTSVGKVGGWAAGIDYELMAANPPEKVVALVASLNTITYRFKMLADAGKRPQPLWRYCADEVGQWASAITELLGPWARGLFDVDSPGMLRLRLAAMETQLEWTLRAIPEGFSEDEYASAYRLLGSYRRLYKALVTHAGLAADIDWGLWREARF; encoded by the coding sequence ATGTCGCAGCTTTCGCTTCCGTTTCGGGAAGCCGTCAAAACAGGTCTGGCGCTCAGCATCGCCTGCGGCCTGGCCATGGGCATGGGGTGGACCAATCCGTATTGGGCCGGCCTCGCCGTGGCGGTGGTCAGTATGCCGACTGTCGGCGAATCCATCAACAAGGGCGCGCACCGTTTGCTCGGGACCCTGCTCGGCGGCATTCTCGGCATACTGTGCGTAAGCCTGTTTCCCCAAGAGCGCTGGGCGTTCATCGGATTCCTGTCGTTGGTCATGGGGTTTTGCGCCTACCGAATCACCATATCCCGTTATGTGTATTTCTGGTTCATCACCAGCTATGTCGCCATTCTTATCGGAGCCAATGTGGCGGGCGGCTCGCAGCAGGTCTTTTATACGGCTACTGTCCGCATGGAGGAGACGGCGCTCGGCATCATCGTGTATGCGATCGTCTCGGTTTTTATCTGGCCGCAACAGTGTGCCTCCGATGTCGAGCGCCTGGTCAAAAGCCTTTTTGGCGTCCAGGCGAAAATAGCGGACCACCATTTTTCCAGAATGTTGCATCCGGATGCCCCGAACGGCGCGGAGAACTGGTACAGCCTGGAGGCGCAGCTTCTCAGTCAATGGAAGCGGCGGCTCTATGCGGCCGAGACGGAGCAATTCGAAATCCACGAGGCCAAGGGGTGGTGGTGGCAACTGGTCGCCTTGTGCCAGGACATGATGGAGACCCTGGAGCTTTGGCGGGAGGAGCTGCCCGAACTGGCCGGGTGCGACATCGTCGCCCTGGTGCCGGCCCTGCCGACGTTTCGCCAGGCGCTGCGGCAACGTCTGGCGAAACTGACCGTGTTCGAGGAAAACGAAAATCCGCCGGCGGTTCCTCCCCGGGTGGAACTGGTCATCGACAAGGGCTTGTTCGCGGCCTTGCCGCATTTCCAGCAGACGGCCCTGCGCGATGTCGTCCATACCCTGGCGCGGGTCGAGCGCCTCAGCTTCGACATCGGCGATTGCCTGCGGATCATCCGGCTGCCGCCGCGCGAACGCATCAAGCCGCCGCAGCTCCCCGCGGCCGTCGCGCGCCGCGCCGACGGCGACAGCTTCGCGGCCGCCATACGCATCATGGCCAGCCTCTGGCTGGGCGCGCTGGCCTGGATCTATATCGATCCACCGGGTGATATGATGTTTGTCGTATTTGTTGGCGTGCACGCTTTAATCGGGTTGATGACGCCGCAAATGAACTGGCCGAAGTTCATTTTTGCCAACAGCGTAGGCGTCATATTGGCCAGTTTGCTTTACGTCTTCGTTATGCCGCGTCTCTCCGGCTATTTCGAACTCTCCATACTGCTCTTTATTTTTACGGTCATCATTTATTACGTCTTTTGGGACCCACGTGCGACCATGCTGAAGATGGCCGCCATTATTCCGTTTATCATGCTTACCAATATGCAGTCGCAGCAGCAGTACGATTTTGCCGTCTTTGCCAATAACGCCATGGCGATGCTTGGCAGCATGATTTTTGCCGGGGCGGTGTCCGTCATTCCCTTTTCCCTGCGGCCGGAGAAGATGTTCATGCGCGTCACGACCCGTTTCTTCCGCCAGGCCGAGCGTGTCGCCTCCATTTTCGGGCCATCCCCCGGTCGTGATGCCGGGAAGCGGAGCGTTTCGCCTTTGCTCGGGGCCATGCAGACCTCGGTTGGCAAGGTCGGCGGTTGGGCCGCGGGCATCGATTACGAGTTGATGGCCGCCAATCCGCCGGAAAAGGTCGTCGCTTTGGTGGCGAGCCTCAATACCATCACCTATCGCTTCAAGATGCTTGCCGATGCCGGAAAGCGCCCCCAACCGCTCTGGCGGTATTGCGCCGACGAAGTGGGGCAATGGGCCTCGGCCATTACGGAATTGCTCGGGCCCTGGGCGCGTGGGCTTTTCGACGTCGATTCCCCGGGCATGCTGCGGTTGCGGCTGGCGGCCATGGAAACGCAACTGGAATGGACCTTGCGCGCCATCCCGGAAGGGTTCTCGGAGGATGAGTACGCCAGCGCCTACCGGCTGCTCGGCAGTTACCGAAGGCTGTACAAGGCGCTCGTCACCCATGCCGGCCTGGCGGCGGACATCGATTGGGGCTTGTGGCGCGAAGCCCGTTTTTGA
- a CDS encoding ABC transporter substrate-binding protein: protein MKSQGKRSLVACCLAAALGLFLAASPAAAADKVIKIGNVEPMSGPSASVGVQGKQAREMAIEEINAAGGIKSLGGAKLDLVYADSKSDPTVGVSETERLINTEKVNILTGCWNSAVTYPATQVAERYGIPFVVPVAVRDTITERGFKNIFRVAAKDSWWVRDQFRFLKDMQAETGTKLNTIAFVFENGDWGTGFAEKWRKLAEKDGYKVVLDEPYPSTATDLTPVVTKLKAANPDIVMLVSNAADAILLTNTMAEMQLKPKVVLTSGGGHADPKFLENTGDNAMGFFDEVEWNTDVNKPGAKETNAKFKKKYGYDMTGESVDAYASMYVIADSLERAASTDPAKLREALATTKLTTGPAMIVSYDGVEFDKNGQNKNAGIVIVQVAKVDGKPQRVTVWPKSARRAGYTPVFPANK from the coding sequence ATGAAATCGCAGGGTAAACGATCGCTGGTAGCCTGCTGCCTGGCCGCGGCGCTGGGGCTTTTCCTGGCCGCATCGCCGGCCGCTGCCGCTGACAAGGTGATCAAGATCGGCAACGTCGAGCCCATGTCCGGCCCGTCGGCCTCGGTCGGCGTCCAGGGCAAGCAGGCCCGGGAAATGGCCATCGAGGAAATAAATGCTGCCGGCGGCATCAAGTCCTTAGGCGGGGCCAAGCTCGACCTCGTCTATGCCGACAGCAAGTCCGACCCCACGGTTGGCGTCAGCGAGACCGAGCGGCTCATCAACACCGAGAAGGTCAACATCCTGACCGGCTGCTGGAACTCCGCCGTCACCTATCCGGCCACCCAGGTCGCCGAGCGTTACGGCATCCCCTTTGTCGTGCCCGTGGCCGTTCGCGACACCATCACCGAGCGCGGTTTCAAGAACATCTTCCGCGTGGCCGCCAAGGATTCCTGGTGGGTGCGCGACCAGTTCCGTTTCCTCAAGGACATGCAGGCGGAAACCGGCACCAAGCTCAATACCATCGCCTTTGTCTTCGAAAACGGCGACTGGGGCACCGGCTTTGCCGAGAAGTGGCGCAAGCTGGCCGAAAAGGACGGCTACAAGGTCGTGCTCGACGAGCCCTATCCGTCCACGGCCACGGACCTGACCCCGGTCGTGACCAAGCTTAAGGCCGCCAATCCCGACATCGTGATGCTCGTCTCCAACGCCGCCGACGCCATCCTTCTCACCAACACCATGGCCGAAATGCAGCTCAAGCCCAAGGTCGTGCTGACCAGCGGCGGCGGCCATGCCGATCCCAAGTTCCTGGAGAATACCGGCGACAACGCCATGGGCTTTTTCGACGAGGTCGAGTGGAACACCGACGTCAACAAGCCCGGGGCCAAGGAAACCAACGCCAAGTTCAAGAAGAAGTACGGCTATGACATGACCGGCGAATCCGTGGACGCCTACGCCTCCATGTACGTCATCGCCGACTCCCTGGAACGCGCCGCCTCCACCGACCCGGCCAAGCTTCGCGAGGCCCTGGCCACCACCAAGCTGACCACCGGCCCGGCCATGATTGTCTCCTACGACGGCGTCGAGTTCGACAAGAACGGCCAGAACAAGAATGCCGGCATCGTCATCGTCCAGGTGGCCAAGGTCGACGGCAAGCCCCAGCGCGTGACCGTGTGGCCGAAGTCCGCCCGTCGTGCTGGCTACACCCCGGTCTTCCCGGCCAACAAGTAA
- a CDS encoding HlyD family secretion protein yields MKLRSWKVLLTTVVVMAALGMVVFKYRQYMLDPWTRDGKVRANIVQIAPRVSGPLVNLPVIDNQFVHKGDVLFEIDPRTYQAALDQARANLDKTRDEIRNLEAQVKSAEAALEQSRTTVRNASFGVTSAKAHSEEVHKDLGRNKTLVDNGTIARRDFDLSQESAITAQASLNQAETQLDKAGAAKLQASAELAQAKAALGAPGENNPHLREAVAQWEQAKLNLEFTKVRAPVNGYVTNLNLRLGSQAVANQPLLALVDASSFWVAGYFRETVINNIRKGDKAVVTLMSYPETPLTGVVESIGQGIAQEDGSTGQDLLPSISPTFEWIRLAQRVPVRVHITKKPQEVALRVGTTASVLVLTK; encoded by the coding sequence ATGAAATTGCGTTCCTGGAAAGTGCTTCTCACCACGGTGGTCGTTATGGCCGCCCTGGGCATGGTCGTCTTCAAGTACCGCCAGTACATGCTCGATCCCTGGACACGGGACGGAAAGGTCCGGGCCAACATCGTCCAAATCGCGCCGCGGGTCTCAGGGCCCCTCGTGAACCTGCCCGTCATCGACAACCAGTTCGTCCACAAGGGGGATGTGCTCTTCGAGATCGATCCTCGGACGTACCAGGCGGCGTTGGATCAGGCCCGGGCCAATCTGGACAAGACCCGCGACGAGATCAGGAACCTGGAAGCCCAGGTCAAAAGCGCGGAGGCGGCGTTGGAGCAAAGTCGCACCACGGTGCGCAACGCCTCCTTCGGCGTGACCAGCGCCAAGGCGCATTCCGAGGAAGTGCACAAGGACCTGGGCCGCAACAAAACCCTTGTGGACAACGGCACTATCGCCAGACGGGATTTCGATCTGAGTCAGGAAAGCGCCATCACCGCTCAGGCGTCCCTGAATCAGGCCGAAACCCAGCTCGACAAGGCGGGCGCGGCCAAGCTCCAGGCCAGCGCGGAACTGGCGCAGGCCAAGGCGGCCCTGGGCGCGCCGGGCGAAAACAATCCGCATTTGCGGGAGGCGGTCGCCCAGTGGGAGCAGGCCAAGCTGAATCTCGAATTCACCAAGGTCAGGGCGCCGGTTAACGGGTATGTCACGAATCTGAATCTGCGCCTGGGAAGCCAGGCCGTGGCCAACCAGCCGCTTCTGGCCCTGGTCGACGCGTCAAGCTTCTGGGTCGCCGGCTATTTTCGGGAAACCGTCATCAACAATATCCGAAAAGGCGACAAGGCCGTGGTGACGCTCATGTCCTACCCGGAAACGCCGCTTACCGGGGTGGTGGAGAGCATCGGCCAGGGCATCGCCCAGGAGGACGGTTCGACCGGACAGGACTTGCTGCCTTCCATCAGCCCGACATTCGAATGGATCCGGCTGGCCCAACGCGTGCCGGTGCGGGTGCATATCACGAAAAAACCGCAGGAAGTGGCGCTTCGGGTCGGTACGACCGCCTCGGTCCTCGTGCTGACCAAATAA
- a CDS encoding TetR/AcrR family transcriptional regulator has product MENTIKAAPKQSPQRHRNAQATRQAILDSARLAFTRFGYDGVGVREIAKDAGVTAMLVNRYFGSKELLFQEVVEVTLSGPGVLSEIIKPGDDPATLSRNVAARLIAKSVPGLTPDGILILLRSAANKQAATILRENALRYLKPVADQFQGAMPEMRTAMLLSIIAGFQLMRQIIALPGLAEANPDDLTAQLEALIRCLAEAREK; this is encoded by the coding sequence GTGGAAAACACAATAAAGGCCGCACCGAAACAATCGCCCCAACGGCATCGCAACGCCCAGGCCACGCGTCAGGCGATTTTGGACTCGGCGCGCCTGGCCTTTACGCGTTTCGGCTACGACGGCGTCGGGGTGCGGGAAATCGCCAAGGACGCCGGCGTGACGGCGATGCTCGTCAATCGCTATTTCGGCTCGAAGGAATTGCTGTTCCAGGAGGTCGTCGAGGTGACGCTGTCCGGGCCCGGCGTCTTAAGCGAGATCATCAAGCCCGGGGACGATCCCGCGACATTGAGCCGGAATGTGGCCGCCCGCCTCATCGCCAAATCCGTGCCCGGCCTGACCCCGGACGGCATCCTGATCCTGCTGCGCTCGGCGGCGAACAAGCAGGCGGCGACGATCCTGCGGGAAAACGCCTTGCGCTACCTCAAACCGGTGGCCGACCAGTTCCAGGGAGCCATGCCCGAGATGCGGACCGCCATGCTGCTGTCGATCATCGCCGGCTTCCAGCTCATGCGCCAGATCATCGCCCTGCCGGGGCTGGCCGAGGCAAACCCCGACGACCTGACGGCCCAGCTCGAAGCCCTGATCCGCTGCCTTGCCGAGGCCAGGGAGAAATAG
- a CDS encoding sigma 54-interacting transcriptional regulator, producing the protein MPAPFTDADILRALTGALLAVDADGRVVMANPAARNLLGPETAAPGVALPLVRPDLWQAAAGCLASGHGACATFAVAGNVRTARITPIAGPDGRVVGASILCGDPQGGCGPVVDDQLRSVLDSVSDGIWICTGEGVILEINAASERLNSIEAAAYIGKDVACIVADGMVDRSATVEVMATKKQASMIQHITRTGKQLLVTASPVLDADGHVALVVVNERDVTELNNLRQGLQHARKVEERYRSELAELSLYELSQKDIVARSPQMQRTLRTLLKLAQMDVTRILLLGESGTGKGLLAKFLHQVSPRAKKPFIQINCPAVPENLFEAEIFGYERGAFTGARESGKAGLIELAMGGTLFLDEVGDIPLSVQAKLLKYLDDHELRRLGGAESRVVECRVVAATNCDMESLVERRLFRKDLYYRLNTFVVRILPLRERREDIFGLAEFYLAQQNVRHGKAKRLSAKAMRLLEAHDFPGNVRELVSLIQKAFVMSEDDDLTDALEEALAGDAGEGGADAAPRSLAESTDQTNLRRLREAMTACRTTREMAAYLGVSQATVVRKLKRYALNRD; encoded by the coding sequence ATGCCAGCCCCCTTCACCGACGCCGACATCCTGCGCGCGCTGACCGGCGCTCTGCTCGCCGTGGACGCCGACGGCCGGGTGGTCATGGCCAATCCGGCGGCCAGAAACCTGCTTGGGCCGGAGACGGCCGCCCCGGGCGTCGCCTTGCCCCTGGTGCGTCCCGACCTGTGGCAGGCCGCGGCCGGCTGCCTGGCCAGCGGGCACGGTGCCTGCGCCACGTTCGCCGTGGCCGGCAACGTCCGCACGGCCCGCATCACGCCCATCGCCGGCCCGGATGGCCGCGTCGTCGGTGCGTCGATCCTGTGCGGCGACCCGCAGGGCGGCTGCGGCCCGGTGGTGGACGACCAGCTGCGTTCGGTGCTCGATTCGGTGTCCGACGGCATCTGGATCTGTACGGGCGAGGGCGTGATCCTGGAGATCAACGCCGCCTCGGAGCGGCTCAATTCCATCGAGGCCGCCGCCTACATCGGCAAGGACGTCGCCTGCATCGTGGCCGACGGCATGGTGGACCGCTCGGCCACGGTGGAGGTCATGGCCACCAAGAAGCAGGCCAGCATGATCCAGCACATCACCCGCACGGGCAAACAATTGCTGGTCACGGCCTCGCCCGTGCTCGACGCCGACGGCCATGTGGCCCTGGTGGTGGTCAACGAGCGCGACGTGACCGAGCTCAACAACCTGCGCCAGGGCTTGCAGCACGCCCGCAAGGTGGAGGAGCGCTACCGCAGCGAGTTGGCCGAACTCTCTCTCTACGAGCTGTCCCAGAAGGACATCGTGGCCCGCAGTCCGCAGATGCAGCGGACCTTGCGCACGCTTTTGAAGCTCGCCCAGATGGACGTGACGCGCATCCTGCTCCTTGGCGAATCCGGCACGGGCAAGGGGCTGCTCGCCAAATTCCTGCATCAGGTCAGCCCCCGGGCCAAGAAGCCCTTTATCCAGATCAACTGCCCGGCGGTGCCGGAAAACCTCTTCGAGGCGGAGATCTTCGGCTACGAGAGGGGGGCCTTCACCGGAGCCCGGGAAAGCGGCAAGGCGGGGCTTATCGAGCTGGCCATGGGCGGCACGCTTTTTCTCGACGAGGTGGGCGACATTCCGCTCTCGGTCCAGGCCAAGCTGCTCAAGTACCTCGACGACCACGAGTTGCGCCGCCTGGGCGGGGCCGAGTCCCGGGTGGTGGAATGCCGGGTGGTGGCGGCCACCAACTGCGACATGGAGTCCCTGGTGGAGCGGCGGCTTTTCCGCAAGGATCTCTACTACCGGCTCAACACCTTCGTGGTGCGCATCCTGCCTTTGCGCGAGCGCCGCGAGGATATCTTCGGCCTGGCCGAATTCTACCTGGCCCAGCAAAACGTCCGCCACGGCAAGGCCAAGCGCCTTTCGGCCAAGGCCATGCGCCTGCTCGAGGCCCACGATTTTCCGGGCAACGTGCGCGAGCTGGTGAGCCTGATCCAGAAGGCCTTCGTCATGAGCGAGGACGACGACCTCACCGACGCCCTGGAGGAGGCGCTCGCCGGAGACGCCGGGGAGGGCGGGGCGGACGCCGCGCCGCGCAGTCTGGCCGAGTCCACGGACCAGACGAACCTGCGCCGGCTGCGCGAAGCCATGACCGCCTGTCGCACGACCCGGGAGATGGCCGCCTATCTTGGCGTGAGCCAGGCAACCGTGGTACGCAAGCTCAAACGGTACGCCCTGAATCGGGATTGA